The DNA sequence GGAATGCCGAGGAAAATCACGACGTTCAGCGCGATCTGCCACACCGAGATCTCGAGCGCCTGGGTCTGAAGACCCAACCACTGCGGGAGCACACTGAGATAGAACCAGCCGAGAAACGCGAAGGCGACCACTTGAAAAACCGAGTTGATCGCGACCAGTACGGCTGCCGCTTCGCGGTCGCCACACGCGAGATCGTTCCAGATCACGACCATGGCGATGCAGCGCGCAAGGCCCACGATGATGAGCCCGGTGCGGTAGTCGGGCAGGTCTGGGAGAAAGATCCACGCGAGGGCGAACATCAGTGCGGGGCCCACGAGCCAGTTCAGCACGAGGGAGGAGATGAGCAGCTTCTTGTCGCCCGTGACCGCAGCAACCTTGTCGTACCGCACCTTGGCGAGCACGGGATACATCATGATCAGCAGGCCGAGCGCGATCGGCAGGCTGATTCCGCCGACCTCCATTCCACCGAGAATGTCTGCGACAGCCGGCACGAATTGGCCGAGTGCGAGTCCGCCGAGCATGGCAAGGCCGATCCACACCGGAAGCCAACGATCCAGCACCGACATGCGAGGCGGTGTGCTGGCGGTTGCGGCGGCGGCGTTCACGCGGGGCGCGGTGGTGTTGCCGCTGGACTTCGTCATACCTCTATATTGAAGAATTTTAATATAGAGCGCAAACCGTCCTGACCCCCACCGCATCAGAGGGTGCTCAGTGTGTACTGCCCCGTCGCGCAGCCGGTGATGATCCAGCCGCCATCAACCTTCTCCGTGGCCAACTGTGTGATGCCACTCACGTCGGGTACCGGCTTGTCGGCGCCCGGAACCCAGACCGCAAGATCACACGACTCCTGCCGTGTGGTTCCACTCACCGTGAGCGTCGCGCCGTCGCCCTGTAGCGAGGTCAGTGTGCCTGGCGCGACCTGTGGGTAGGCGCGGCTCAGAATCTCGAGGATCTCCGCCTTGGTTCCGCCATCTGTGCCGTTGATGCAGTCTTCGATCATCAGGCCATCGCCGATATCTTGGATGCCGTTTTGCGGGTCGCCGCACGCTTGCTTCCACACCCAGTACGCACTGCCCAGCATGTGCTTGTCTTCGGCGATCGCGTAGCGCTGCATGCGTTCGACGGCGTCTTCACCCCAGTAGCCGTACTCGCCAGACCACAGCGGGGCGGCATAGCCGGCGGCACCCGCGAGCGCGAGGTCGAACTGCCGCTCGGTGCTGACGATGGTGACCGGCGCCGTTTCGCCAAAGCCGGGTTCGTTCAAGAGGTCGAAGCCTGCGACCATCGGGTTGTCTTTGAACTCGGCGGCAAGCTTTCCCCACGTCTCCGCCAGCGCCGAACGAATCTCGTCGGTGTTGAAGTAGAAGTGTTGAAAGGCGCGGTCGCCTGCGGGCGAAATGTCTCGACCGGTGAACTGGCAGCGCGGCGCACCGTCGGTGATCGTGGCCCATGTGGGGGCTCCGTCGAATCCCCACATCGGCTCGGTTCCGGGGCGACAGAAGGTGCCGGGCGCAGTGCCTTCATTCCACCATCCGTCTTGGTGCATGTCGAGCACGGTATAGATGCCGTGCTTGGCGGCCTGGTCGACGGCGTCGTGAATCGTGGCGAGGTATGTGGGGTCGAGTTGGCCGCGCACGGGTTCGACGGCTGACCATGACAATCCGAGTCGCATAACGGTGAAGCCGTATGTTGCCATCTGCTCGAAGTCTGCTTCGGCGAGGGGCCGAGTGACGGGCAGATTGATGTCGTAGTGGTAGAAGTCGACGAGCTGGTTGACGTTACTCCGCGCAGGAGCACCTCGTTGGTTCCGGATGTGATGCGGCCGTTGTCGGCGCGGAGGAAGCCAGCCGGAACCTCGGTGCCGGACGCATGTGCTGGTTCCGTTGCGGGCGGCAATCCATCCTCCCCAGATGCCTGTCACGTGTGGGCGCACCGCGCGCAGTGTCAGGAGTGTTGCACCGAAGAGGAGAACGACGGTGATGGCGACGGAGAGAACACCGCTGTCGGGGCGTGCGGTGGGGAGAGCATTGGCGTAGGCGGGGCCGCTCCACCACAGTCCGGAGAGCAGCGGCGTGACGGCGGCGAAGAGTGCGGCCGGAATCCACGGCCAGTCTCGGCGCGTCGGCGCGCTTTCGGTAGACGAGCGATGGTTCCGCTCGTCTGGCGCCTTGCCCAGCACCGAGATAACAGCGACGAGGGGTCGGCGATTGCTGCTCATGACACTCCGATGTGTTGAGATGGTGCCTCCCACCGAGTCAGAGCGCGTGAAGCACGGTCAATACCGAACGGTGATTACCTTTCAAAGCACGGCCCACGGTGCACAGATCTCGGCATTCATGCACGTT is a window from the Microbacterium sp. NC79 genome containing:
- the arsB gene encoding ACR3 family arsenite efflux transporter — translated: MSVLDRWLPVWIGLAMLGGLALGQFVPAVADILGGMEVGGISLPIALGLLIMMYPVLAKVRYDKVAAVTGDKKLLISSLVLNWLVGPALMFALAWIFLPDLPDYRTGLIIVGLARCIAMVVIWNDLACGDREAAAVLVAINSVFQVVAFAFLGWFYLSVLPQWLGLQTQALEISVWQIALNVVIFLGIPLVAGFASRLIGEKAKGREWYESRFLPVISPFALGGLLFTIVLLFALQGDQVLAHPADVARIAVPLLIYFGVMWFVGIITGRALGLGYERSATLAFTAAGNNFELAIAVAIATFGAASGQALAGVVGPLIEVPVLVGLVYVSLWIARRWFHQMPSPQANPE
- a CDS encoding cellulase family glycosylhydrolase — protein: MSSNRRPLVAVISVLGKAPDERNHRSSTESAPTRRDWPWIPAALFAAVTPLLSGLWWSGPAYANALPTARPDSGVLSVAITVVLLFGATLLTLRAVRPHVTGIWGGWIAARNGTSTCVRHRGSGWLPPRRQRPHHIRNQRGAPARSNVNQLVDFYHYDINLPVTRPLAEADFEQMATYGFTVMRLGLSWSAVEPVRGQLDPTYLATIHDAVDQAAKHGIYTVLDMHQDGWWNEGTAPGTFCRPGTEPMWGFDGAPTWATITDGAPRCQFTGRDISPAGDRAFQHFYFNTDEIRSALAETWGKLAAEFKDNPMVAGFDLLNEPGFGETAPVTIVSTERQFDLALAGAAGYAAPLWSGEYGYWGEDAVERMQRYAIAEDKHMLGSAYWVWKQACGDPQNGIQDIGDGLMIEDCINGTDGGTKAEILEILSRAYPQVAPGTLTSLQGDGATLTVSGTTRQESCDLAVWVPGADKPVPDVSGITQLATEKVDGGWIITGCATGQYTLSTL